The following proteins come from a genomic window of Anopheles ziemanni chromosome 3, idAnoZiCoDA_A2_x.2, whole genome shotgun sequence:
- the LOC131287886 gene encoding fork head domain-containing protein FD5-like, whose protein sequence is MPRPSRDTYGDQKPPYSYISLTAMAIWSSPDKMLPLSDIYKFITDRFPYYRKNTQRWQNSLRHNLSFNDCFIKVPRRPDRPGKGAYWALHPQAFDMFENGSLLRRRKRFKLHKTDKDILNEELAALANINRIFLAQNSADAYCGGPGAATLLPADPSLLHPSALLHSPPHEPHSPLGAPPPLSPVSVGDATTATALTTARTPLRPKRSFTIESLITPEDDEGPGMLEKRSPSASPASVTRIPSSHQKRSKRSSDDKLHLLHESSEARLPSLLASHHHHQQQQHPGALQHHPHHHLGLHPPTLPPAASIPGANIPPFLQYSHPALAAYDLPLHPLLMMGPLGAIPPHYFHHSSYHSLAAAHHQHHHLHHLHHHAANGQRAGGTTTGSGSPTGSTTEPDSPRSGGAPTDLSRPLGPALRSV, encoded by the coding sequence ATGCCACGACCGTCCCGTGACACGTACGGCGACCAGAAGCCACCGTACTCGTACATCTCGCTGACGGCGATGGCGATCTGGTCGTCGCCGGACAAGATGCTGCCCCTGAGCGACATCTACAAGTTCATCACCGACCGCTTCCCGTACTACCGCAAGAACACGCAGCGCTGGCAGAACTCGCTGCGGCACAACCTAAGCTTCAACGATTGCTTCATCAAAGTCCCCCGGCGTCCGGATCGGCCCGGCAAGGGCGCCTACTGGGCGCTCCACCCGCAGGCGTTCGACATGTTCGAGAACGGCAGCCTGTTGCGGCGCCGGAAGCGCTTCAAGCTGCACAAAACCGACAAGGACATCCTGAACGAGGAGCTGGCGGCGCTGGCCAACATCAACCGGATATTCCTGGCGCAAAACTCGGCCGACGCGTACTGCGGTGGACCCGGGGCGGCCACCCTGCTGCCCGCCGACCCGTCCCTGCTGCACCCTTCGGCCCTGCTGCATTCGCCCCCGCACGAGCCCCACTCCCCGCTGGGCGCGCCGCCCCCCCTGTCACCCGTTTCGGTGGGGGACGCGACGACGGCGACCGCGCTGACGACGGCCAGGACTCCGCTGCGCCCGAAGCGGTCCTTCACCATCGAGAGTCTCATCACGCCCGAGGACGACGAGGGGCCGGGGATGCTGGAGAAGCGCTCCCCCAGTGCCAGCCCCGCCAGTGTCACCCGCATCCCGTCCTCGCACCAGAAACGCTCGAAACGAAGCTCCGACGACAAGCTGCACCTCCTGCACGAGTCCTCCGAGGCGAGGTTACCCTCGTTGCTTGCatcccaccaccatcatcagcagcagcagcatcctgGCGCCCTCCAGCATCACCCCCATCACCACCTGGGACTGCACCCCCCGACGCTGCCACCGGCCGCCAGCATTCCCGGCGCCAACATTCCGCCCTTTCTGCAGTACTCGCATCCGGCCCTGGCGGCCTACGATCTCCCCCTGCACCCGCTGCTAATGATGGGGCCGCTGGGGGCGATTCCTCCGCACTACTTCCACCACAGCTCGTACCACAGTTTGGCCGCGGCGCACCATCAGCACCATCACCTGCATCACCTGCATCACCACGCGGCCAACGGGCAGCGGGCGGGAGGGACGACAACCGGGTCGGGGTCGCCCACCGGGTCGACCACCGAGCCGGACAGTCCGCGGTCCGGAGGCGCCCCGACCGATCTCAGCCGACCCCTCGGACCGGCACTGCGCAGCGTCTGA